The following proteins are co-located in the Halictus rubicundus isolate RS-2024b chromosome 1, iyHalRubi1_principal, whole genome shotgun sequence genome:
- the Wech gene encoding tripartite motif containing 71 protein wech isoform X1, whose translation MNNGQSYHRDTQFLGKYTSDSQEQEQDIDMIWKMANKFPWQCMGSGNSDASSPGTASSGSSTNSQCYGQSPDDLSVDSLINSLLQVVNADTFNGPACSQFPHSRSFMNRCKDCIDTMCDSCQHTNSGDLSHEDDHNTMQNILSEIPSPPLINAPNVSSAGLTLFCDVHRDGQKFYCQTCSKPLCGECGIHHHHGHVTVNLMEAVEGAGMQANQVLKEAKLGISALREELDAVQIAAEILEQKARQAIADVMLCIRRVAAALETREKELLGKIEKARLLKFSALKVRDEGLRNGLSRLSRAAEKLNEAMESKTLSNNPLNLLLTKDMASAEVFQIRQSRQCLPSQEENWISFNGLEGTILNAVANLGAVVVNNPGPIGDRRPVRGRGNSPQIFRRQTSSINSITLPRGRPVSSNSFPVTVRINRNADLSVKPLKIIGNDGDGRENLCRPWGIACDREGHIVVADRSNNRIQIYRQDGVFVRRFGSPGAGPGQFDRPAGVAVDARRRIVVADKDNHRIQVLTMEGLFLLSFGEKGCRCGQFNYPWDVAVNSECQIVVSDTRNHRVQLFSPEGVFLRKYGYELASNMWKHFDSPRGVAFNPEGNVVTTDFNNHRVVIIDADFMHARVFECECAGGSKQFLRPQGLVIDDDGNIIVADSRNHRIQVFDSAGVLKWRFGSYGKGDDEMDRPSGIALCPDGRIAVVDFGNNRVLII comes from the exons ATGAATAATGGACAGAGCTACCATCGCGATACACAGTTTTTGGGAAAATATACCTCCGACAGTCAAGAACAGGAACAGGATATAGATATGATTTGGAAG ATGGCGAACAAATTCCCATGGCAGTGTATGGGATCTGGTAACTCGGACGCTAGTTCACCGGGTACCGCGTCCTCGGGAAGTAGCACGAATTCTCAGTGTTATGGTCAATCACCCGATGACCTCAGTGTTGATTCTTTGATTAACAGTCTACTGCAAGTTGTAAACGCTGATACTTTTAACGGACCGGCTTGTTCGCAATTCCCACACTCACGCAGTTTCATGAACAGATGCAAGGACTGCATTGATACAATGTGCGACTCGTGTCAACACACG aATTCAGGGGACTTGAGCCACGAAGACGATCACAATACAATGCAAAATATACTCTCCGAGATACCAAGTCCTCCGCTAATTAACGCGCCGAATGTATCATCAGCAGGATTGACTTTATTTTGCGATGTGCATCGCGACGGCCAAAAATTTTATTGTCAAACGTGCAGTAAACCCCTTTGTGGCGAATGCGGGATTCACCATCATCATGGCCACGTTACCGTAAATTTAATGGAGGCTGTCGAAGGTGCTGGAATGCAAGCTAATCAAGTATTGAAAGAGGCCAAACTTGGCATCTCAGCTCTCAGAGAGGAACTAGATGCTGTACAA ATAGCAGCTGAAATTTTAGAACAGAAAGCTAGACAAGCAATTGCGGACGTGATGCTATGCATAAGAAGGGTGGCTGCGGCTTTAGAAACAAGAGAGAAGGAGTTGTTAGGTAAAATCGAGAAAGCTAGGCTTCTGAAATTTTCTGCGTTGAAAGTGAGAGATGAAGGACTTAGGAATGGACTATCCCGATTGTCGCGTGCCGCTGAGAAATTAAACGAGGCGATGGAATCCAAAACGCTTTCTAACAATCCGCTAAACTTATTGCTTACTAAGGATATGGCTTCTGCCGAG GTTTTCCAGATACGTCAGAGCCGACAATGTCTTCCGTCACAAGAAGAAAATTGGATTTCCTTCAACGGCTTGGAGGGGACAATACTGAACGCTGTTGCGAATTTAGGAGCAGTTGTTGTGAACAATCCGGGCCCTATAGGCGACCGTCGACCAGTGAGAGGTCGAGGGAACTCGCCGCAGATATTTCGTAGACAAACATCATCCATCAACTCCATCACTCTACCTCGAGGAAGACCGGTTTCATCGAACAGTTTCCCGGTTACTGTTCGAATAAATCGCAACGCAGATTTGTCGGTGAAGCCGTTGAAAATTATCGGGAACGATGGGGACGGACGAGAGAATCTTTGTCGGCCATGGGGCATAGCATGCGACAGAGAAGGTCACATAGTGGTCGCGGACAGATCGAACAACCGGATTCAGATTTACCGACAGGATGGTGTTTTTGTGAGAAGATTCGGCAGTCCTGGTGCCGGGCCTGGACAATTCGATCGCCCTGCTGGCGTCGCAGTCGATGCGCGTCGACGTATAGTTGTAGCTGATAAGGATAATCACCGTATACAG GTGTTGACAATGGAAGGCCTATTTCTTCTGAGTTTTGGTGAGAAGGGGTGCCGCTGCGGACAGTTCAACTACCCGTGGGATGTGGCAGTGAATTCTGAATGCCAAATAGTCGTGTCGGACACAAGAAATCATCGTGTTCAACTGTTCAGCCCAGAGGGCGTGTTTCTACGGAAGTACGGCTACGAGCTAGCGTCGAACATGTGGAAACACTTCGATTCTCCGCGCGGAGTGGCGTTCAATCCGGAAGGCAACGTCGTCACGACGGATTTTAATAATCATAGAGTAGTAATTATTGACGCCGACTTTATGCACGCTAGAGTCTTCGAGTGCGAATGTGCAGGCGGTTCGAAACAGTTCCTAAGACCACAAGGTTTGGTGATCGATGACGATGGTAATATTATTGTAGCTGACTCTAGAAATCATAGAATACAGGTGTTCGATTCTGCCGGTGTGCTGAAGTGGAGATTTGGCAGCTACGGGAAGGGCGACGACGAGATGGACAGACCATCGGGCATCGCGCTCTGTCCGGATGGTAGAATCGCGGTTGTCGATTTCGGTAATAATCGGGTTCTTATTATTTAG
- the Wech gene encoding tripartite motif containing 71 protein wech isoform X2 produces the protein MNNGQSYHRDTQFLGKYTSDSQEQEQDIDMIWKMANKFPWQCMGSGNSDASSPGTASSGSSTNSQCYGQSPDDLSVDSLINSLLQVVNADTFNGPACSQFPHSRSFMNRCKDCIDTMCDSCQHTNSGDLSHEDDHNTMQNILSEIPSPPLINAPNVSSAGLTLFCDVHRDGQKFYCQTCSKPLCGECGIHHHHGHVTVNLMEAVEGAGMQANQVLKEAKLGISALREELDAVQIAAEILEQKARQAIADVMLCIRRVAAALETREKELLGKIEKARLLKFSALKVRDEGLRNGLSRLSRAAEKLNEAMESKTLSNNPLNLLLTKDMASAEIRQSRQCLPSQEENWISFNGLEGTILNAVANLGAVVVNNPGPIGDRRPVRGRGNSPQIFRRQTSSINSITLPRGRPVSSNSFPVTVRINRNADLSVKPLKIIGNDGDGRENLCRPWGIACDREGHIVVADRSNNRIQIYRQDGVFVRRFGSPGAGPGQFDRPAGVAVDARRRIVVADKDNHRIQVLTMEGLFLLSFGEKGCRCGQFNYPWDVAVNSECQIVVSDTRNHRVQLFSPEGVFLRKYGYELASNMWKHFDSPRGVAFNPEGNVVTTDFNNHRVVIIDADFMHARVFECECAGGSKQFLRPQGLVIDDDGNIIVADSRNHRIQVFDSAGVLKWRFGSYGKGDDEMDRPSGIALCPDGRIAVVDFGNNRVLII, from the exons ATGAATAATGGACAGAGCTACCATCGCGATACACAGTTTTTGGGAAAATATACCTCCGACAGTCAAGAACAGGAACAGGATATAGATATGATTTGGAAG ATGGCGAACAAATTCCCATGGCAGTGTATGGGATCTGGTAACTCGGACGCTAGTTCACCGGGTACCGCGTCCTCGGGAAGTAGCACGAATTCTCAGTGTTATGGTCAATCACCCGATGACCTCAGTGTTGATTCTTTGATTAACAGTCTACTGCAAGTTGTAAACGCTGATACTTTTAACGGACCGGCTTGTTCGCAATTCCCACACTCACGCAGTTTCATGAACAGATGCAAGGACTGCATTGATACAATGTGCGACTCGTGTCAACACACG aATTCAGGGGACTTGAGCCACGAAGACGATCACAATACAATGCAAAATATACTCTCCGAGATACCAAGTCCTCCGCTAATTAACGCGCCGAATGTATCATCAGCAGGATTGACTTTATTTTGCGATGTGCATCGCGACGGCCAAAAATTTTATTGTCAAACGTGCAGTAAACCCCTTTGTGGCGAATGCGGGATTCACCATCATCATGGCCACGTTACCGTAAATTTAATGGAGGCTGTCGAAGGTGCTGGAATGCAAGCTAATCAAGTATTGAAAGAGGCCAAACTTGGCATCTCAGCTCTCAGAGAGGAACTAGATGCTGTACAA ATAGCAGCTGAAATTTTAGAACAGAAAGCTAGACAAGCAATTGCGGACGTGATGCTATGCATAAGAAGGGTGGCTGCGGCTTTAGAAACAAGAGAGAAGGAGTTGTTAGGTAAAATCGAGAAAGCTAGGCTTCTGAAATTTTCTGCGTTGAAAGTGAGAGATGAAGGACTTAGGAATGGACTATCCCGATTGTCGCGTGCCGCTGAGAAATTAAACGAGGCGATGGAATCCAAAACGCTTTCTAACAATCCGCTAAACTTATTGCTTACTAAGGATATGGCTTCTGCCGAG ATACGTCAGAGCCGACAATGTCTTCCGTCACAAGAAGAAAATTGGATTTCCTTCAACGGCTTGGAGGGGACAATACTGAACGCTGTTGCGAATTTAGGAGCAGTTGTTGTGAACAATCCGGGCCCTATAGGCGACCGTCGACCAGTGAGAGGTCGAGGGAACTCGCCGCAGATATTTCGTAGACAAACATCATCCATCAACTCCATCACTCTACCTCGAGGAAGACCGGTTTCATCGAACAGTTTCCCGGTTACTGTTCGAATAAATCGCAACGCAGATTTGTCGGTGAAGCCGTTGAAAATTATCGGGAACGATGGGGACGGACGAGAGAATCTTTGTCGGCCATGGGGCATAGCATGCGACAGAGAAGGTCACATAGTGGTCGCGGACAGATCGAACAACCGGATTCAGATTTACCGACAGGATGGTGTTTTTGTGAGAAGATTCGGCAGTCCTGGTGCCGGGCCTGGACAATTCGATCGCCCTGCTGGCGTCGCAGTCGATGCGCGTCGACGTATAGTTGTAGCTGATAAGGATAATCACCGTATACAG GTGTTGACAATGGAAGGCCTATTTCTTCTGAGTTTTGGTGAGAAGGGGTGCCGCTGCGGACAGTTCAACTACCCGTGGGATGTGGCAGTGAATTCTGAATGCCAAATAGTCGTGTCGGACACAAGAAATCATCGTGTTCAACTGTTCAGCCCAGAGGGCGTGTTTCTACGGAAGTACGGCTACGAGCTAGCGTCGAACATGTGGAAACACTTCGATTCTCCGCGCGGAGTGGCGTTCAATCCGGAAGGCAACGTCGTCACGACGGATTTTAATAATCATAGAGTAGTAATTATTGACGCCGACTTTATGCACGCTAGAGTCTTCGAGTGCGAATGTGCAGGCGGTTCGAAACAGTTCCTAAGACCACAAGGTTTGGTGATCGATGACGATGGTAATATTATTGTAGCTGACTCTAGAAATCATAGAATACAGGTGTTCGATTCTGCCGGTGTGCTGAAGTGGAGATTTGGCAGCTACGGGAAGGGCGACGACGAGATGGACAGACCATCGGGCATCGCGCTCTGTCCGGATGGTAGAATCGCGGTTGTCGATTTCGGTAATAATCGGGTTCTTATTATTTAG